In Agrobacterium sp. RAC06, a single window of DNA contains:
- a CDS encoding AAA family ATPase — MSELTAGLTTLREEDVAKHLAVAQGLVTRIVVLDQGEGVSGAPIAGTGRRFVSTVSTGSVRRTREIELSKTIQATGAADPLLTPAQHTVLYRVRRGAQVALAISDVFARQSELEPLQARNISAPLQSEEAARFKALLASQAYVAAFAFAAYLKSTVAGEGEQLDGIRAPDFLFDTAQDALKSMVAGIDAAVQGAGDDVTLIGRVRGVADLALNGLLTRKARFEHLGVFENAHIRVDQDDFTLDGFDAAPGVKSKPLSMSFKKPEEIVGNHIAKYQALKLAKMLMAYDFDRQMNPFVDLGGFLFTFIGDGMPGTGKTILIQMLAGLLNDYCRMAGYAFHYENFGVDQISSYQGKSGQNAKSFVNNVLNPRVIGFGTIDDVDQVTAKRSDDRASAGQHEVTAVLMESFAGASTVVRGNASFGMFSNYPENVDDALRQRAGARWLVDGPQSREDYIDIFSLLVGKNHQIPLGEHQLFAGQQIQQAVSRSYGEHDRPKEDGLVAVWERYEKTEGRIETLADVGGYLHAIKLAEPRFTGRAIKNITDAIKMRAMDVELPDAWFEKPDAFVHKSYDEKKAMISELRGPVTMEMILQEINRYADSEFRYADKSDDAAVKEIIRRERQRERAIGEIEKMKGEGMW; from the coding sequence ATGAGTGAACTGACGGCAGGCCTTACGACGCTGCGGGAAGAAGATGTCGCCAAGCATCTGGCCGTCGCTCAGGGGCTGGTGACACGCATCGTGGTGCTCGATCAGGGCGAAGGTGTTTCGGGTGCCCCGATTGCTGGTACAGGGCGGCGTTTCGTCTCGACTGTTTCAACGGGCTCCGTGCGACGCACCCGCGAAATCGAACTTTCCAAGACCATTCAGGCGACCGGCGCTGCCGATCCGCTGTTGACGCCTGCCCAGCATACCGTGCTCTACCGCGTCAGGCGCGGCGCGCAGGTGGCGCTTGCGATATCGGATGTCTTTGCCCGGCAGAGCGAGCTGGAGCCTTTGCAGGCGCGGAACATCAGCGCGCCGTTGCAAAGCGAGGAAGCCGCCCGCTTCAAGGCGTTGCTCGCGTCCCAGGCCTATGTCGCGGCCTTTGCCTTTGCCGCTTATCTGAAATCCACCGTCGCGGGTGAAGGCGAGCAGCTCGACGGCATCCGCGCGCCGGATTTCCTCTTCGATACTGCTCAGGATGCGCTGAAAAGCATGGTCGCCGGCATTGACGCAGCCGTGCAGGGGGCGGGCGACGATGTGACGCTGATCGGCCGGGTGCGCGGTGTGGCTGATCTTGCGCTCAACGGGCTTCTGACCCGCAAGGCGCGTTTCGAACATCTCGGCGTTTTCGAAAACGCCCATATCCGCGTCGATCAGGACGATTTTACTCTGGATGGCTTCGATGCCGCGCCGGGCGTGAAATCGAAGCCGCTTTCGATGAGCTTCAAGAAGCCGGAAGAAATTGTTGGCAACCATATCGCCAAGTATCAGGCGCTGAAGCTCGCCAAGATGCTGATGGCCTATGATTTCGACCGGCAGATGAACCCCTTCGTCGATCTCGGCGGCTTTCTCTTCACCTTCATCGGTGATGGCATGCCGGGTACTGGCAAGACGATCCTGATCCAGATGCTGGCGGGTCTCCTCAACGACTACTGCCGGATGGCGGGCTATGCCTTCCATTACGAGAATTTCGGCGTCGACCAGATTTCGTCCTATCAGGGCAAGTCAGGCCAGAATGCCAAGAGTTTCGTCAACAACGTGCTCAACCCGCGCGTCATCGGTTTCGGCACGATCGACGATGTCGACCAGGTGACGGCCAAGCGCTCCGACGACCGGGCTTCGGCCGGGCAGCACGAGGTGACGGCGGTGCTGATGGAGAGTTTCGCCGGTGCCTCGACCGTTGTCCGCGGCAATGCCAGCTTCGGCATGTTCTCCAACTATCCTGAGAATGTCGACGATGCGCTTCGCCAGCGCGCCGGGGCCCGCTGGCTGGTCGACGGGCCGCAGAGCCGCGAGGACTATATCGACATCTTCTCGCTGCTCGTTGGCAAGAACCATCAGATCCCGCTTGGCGAACACCAGTTGTTCGCGGGTCAGCAGATCCAGCAGGCGGTCAGCCGCTCCTATGGCGAGCATGACCGCCCGAAGGAAGACGGGCTTGTTGCGGTCTGGGAACGCTACGAGAAGACCGAAGGCAGAATAGAGACGCTCGCCGATGTCGGCGGCTATCTGCATGCGATCAAGCTCGCCGAACCGCGCTTTACCGGCCGGGCGATCAAGAACATCACCGATGCGATCAAGATGCGGGCGATGGACGTCGAACTGCCCGACGCCTGGTTCGAAAAGCCTGACGCCTTCGTCCACAAGAGCTACGACGAGAAGAAGGCGATGATCTCCGAACTGCGCGGCCCGGTGACGATGGAGATGATCCTGCAGGAGATCAACCGCTACGCCGACTCGGAATTCCGCTACGCCGACAAGTCGGATGATGCTGCGGTTAAGGAGATCATCCGCCGCGAGCGCCAGCGGGAACGGGCGATCGGCGAGATAGAGAAGATGAAGGGCGAGGGGATGTGGTGA
- a CDS encoding type II toxin-antitoxin system RelE family toxin, whose product MRDVVYSKDAIRSLNRMPANEARRIRSKVLQYAADPASLANNVKKLRDSRYHRLRIGDWRVIFREDGTVVDVVRVAARGEAYEGEL is encoded by the coding sequence GTGCGGGACGTTGTTTACAGCAAGGATGCCATTCGTAGCTTGAACCGGATGCCGGCAAACGAGGCGCGACGTATCCGGTCTAAGGTTCTTCAGTATGCCGCCGACCCGGCTTCACTCGCCAACAATGTCAAAAAGTTACGTGACAGCCGTTACCATCGCCTGCGGATCGGGGACTGGCGCGTGATCTTCCGTGAAGACGGAACCGTCGTCGACGTGGTGCGTGTGGCAGCACGCGGTGAAGCCTATGAGGGAGAGCTCTGA
- a CDS encoding helix-turn-helix domain-containing protein: protein MTIASSFTTPNGEEMIVLSRKDYEALIERIEDLEDSLAVVGFERKLAAGEEELIPAEYVNRMGEGESPIRVWRDFRGMAAKDLAAAAGISTAYLSEIETGKKDGSVATLKAIADVLKLDLDDLYWRHEDRKVTDTA, encoded by the coding sequence ATGACGATCGCATCATCGTTTACGACGCCAAATGGCGAAGAGATGATCGTACTCAGCCGCAAAGACTACGAAGCACTGATCGAGCGCATCGAGGATCTGGAAGACAGTCTGGCTGTCGTTGGTTTCGAGAGGAAGCTAGCTGCGGGCGAGGAAGAGCTGATCCCTGCCGAGTACGTCAACCGGATGGGTGAAGGTGAAAGCCCGATCCGCGTCTGGCGCGATTTTCGCGGTATGGCGGCCAAGGACCTTGCTGCCGCTGCCGGAATCAGCACCGCTTATCTGTCCGAGATCGAAACAGGCAAGAAGGACGGCAGTGTCGCAACACTCAAAGCGATCGCCGATGTCTTGAAGCTCGACCTCGATGACCTTTACTGGCGGCACGAGGACAGGAAGGTCACAGATACCGCATGA
- a CDS encoding DUF6638 family protein yields the protein MNRLLEAELIYGRLLAIREPHLVARYNKALAAFDLPETTLAEFDIDITGFSPQVAAELGDPDYLDPLKVNRRFIILTPEQDSLPVVHTSFSNTAGLMHEFFSANARAIHAITLKDTLYGEIEDSVSEVKTLDDLLSINEVKFKVLSAEDLLGKAGQLRQLCDALVTSPDGWRDDAMLERMVSLAKETGDIRQNTLVPDKLVFRHDAFWADHFGGVFVFVDEKITTVICDPEAPGFRRSRPWQVSYISIDDTAQVADFLARTGRLELPRASWVESSGLFAHRLEMALLSVAATLDPVPDLARIDAVWMQTFLHRNAKVIGDRGIYPLLQEALRTLARTGNLRMADIDPKLRLWLVRAEPDHPDQWLTNRLIAHLTADDFVSRFVFDKQGFYRAYERYPEAYRDYVVSRLSDTYLKDKAAFRKRLYGLGDDHA from the coding sequence ATGAACCGCCTCCTCGAAGCCGAACTCATCTATGGCCGCCTGCTTGCGATCCGCGAGCCGCATCTGGTCGCGCGCTACAACAAGGCACTTGCCGCCTTCGACCTGCCCGAGACCACGCTCGCCGAATTCGACATCGACATCACCGGTTTCTCGCCACAGGTGGCGGCAGAACTGGGCGATCCCGATTATCTGGATCCGTTGAAGGTCAACCGGCGCTTCATCATCCTGACCCCGGAGCAGGACAGTCTGCCGGTGGTGCATACGAGCTTTTCCAACACCGCCGGCCTGATGCACGAGTTCTTTTCGGCCAATGCCCGCGCGATCCATGCGATCACGCTCAAGGATACGCTTTATGGCGAGATCGAGGACAGTGTTTCCGAGGTGAAGACGCTCGACGACCTGCTGTCGATCAACGAGGTAAAGTTCAAGGTGCTGTCGGCCGAGGACCTGCTCGGCAAGGCGGGGCAACTGCGGCAACTCTGCGACGCGCTGGTAACGAGCCCGGATGGCTGGCGCGACGACGCGATGCTGGAGCGCATGGTGTCGCTGGCGAAAGAGACCGGCGATATCCGGCAGAACACGCTGGTGCCGGATAAACTCGTCTTCCGCCATGATGCCTTCTGGGCCGATCATTTCGGCGGTGTCTTCGTCTTTGTCGACGAGAAGATCACCACCGTCATCTGCGATCCCGAAGCCCCTGGTTTCCGGCGGTCGCGGCCCTGGCAGGTGAGCTACATCTCGATCGATGACACCGCCCAGGTCGCCGACTTCCTGGCCCGCACCGGCCGGCTCGAACTGCCCCGGGCCAGTTGGGTGGAAAGCTCGGGCCTCTTTGCGCACCGGCTGGAGATGGCGCTTCTGTCGGTCGCCGCCACGCTCGATCCTGTCCCGGATCTCGCGCGCATCGATGCGGTCTGGATGCAGACTTTTCTGCACCGGAACGCCAAGGTGATCGGCGATCGCGGCATTTATCCGCTCTTGCAAGAGGCGTTGCGGACGCTCGCGCGCACCGGAAACCTCAGAATGGCGGATATCGATCCGAAGCTGCGGCTGTGGCTGGTACGCGCCGAGCCGGACCATCCCGATCAGTGGCTGACAAACCGGCTGATCGCGCATCTGACGGCAGACGATTTCGTCTCGCGCTTCGTCTTCGACAAGCAGGGCTTCTACCGCGCTTACGAGCGCTATCCGGAAGCCTATCGCGATTATGTTGTATCCCGCCTGTCCGACACTTATCTGAAGGACAAGGCCGCCTTCCGCAAACGCCTTTATGGACTAGGAGATGACCATGCTTGA